CCAACAGCTCTACACCAGTAGCCGCCTCGCCTGCATGACCGTGGATGTACCAAAACTCGATTACCTGCTGAATCAGATGGGACTTTGAGAAAAATTATGTCCGTTGGCGTCAGGATGAAAACCAAATGACGTATCATTAAATAACTATGATGATTTACATAGCCATAGCTATAAATCTATACCAAAGACTGCTATCGCTATTTAGCTAGGGCGATGAAAAAGGAGTCTGTGTAAGCAAACTGCCCGTTTTTACGGACATATAGGCGTTGTCTTGCCCTTAGTGACAGGCGATCGCACGTTTGCTGATGTGTACCTCAGTCCACCCTTACCCCATCCAGTCAAGCCTGTGTTAGAAGCCTGTGTATTTGCAACCATACTATGCGGATTTTTCGGCATCATTTTCAAGAAAAATCTGATGATGAAAATCATCGCGATGGACGTGATGAGTACGGGCGTCGTCGCCTACTACGTGCTGATTGCATCCCGGGGGGGGCTATTCACACCGATTCTGAACCCAGAAACGCCGGGTTCCTATGCCGATCCAGTCCCCCAAGCCGTGATTCTTACGGCGATTGTGAT
The genomic region above belongs to Synechococcales cyanobacterium T60_A2020_003 and contains:
- a CDS encoding cation:proton antiporter subunit C; amino-acid sequence: MLEACVFATILCGFFGIIFKKNLMMKIIAMDVMSTGVVAYYVLIASRGGLFTPILNPETPGSYADPVPQAVILTAIV